One Cyprinus carpio isolate SPL01 chromosome B25, ASM1834038v1, whole genome shotgun sequence genomic region harbors:
- the mrpl23 gene encoding LOW QUALITY PROTEIN: 39S ribosomal protein L23, mitochondrial (The sequence of the model RefSeq protein was modified relative to this genomic sequence to represent the inferred CDS: substituted 1 base at 1 genomic stop codon): MAKRIIYPLFQLGNPQLRIFRPTFNLTLVRPGKEQPPDTVQFRIPLEXMTKFDVRNYLEKIYSVPVAAVRTRIQYCTNKKRNHLNQRVKRPDYKVAYVQLAQQQTFQFPDIFPEKDQKHEEGSVEEMQEKFMEDERQRQKSDPRRGGVTEWFGL; encoded by the exons ATGGCGAAACGGATCAT ATATCCTTTATTCCAGCTTGGTAACCCACAGCTGAGAATTTTCCGACCCACCTTCAATCTGACGCTGGTCAGACCCGGCAAAGAACAGCCACCTGATACAGTACAGTTTCGCATTCCTTTGGAGTAA ATGACCAAGTTTGATGTCAGAAATTATCTAGAGAAGATCTACAGCGTTCCTGTTGCAGCTGTACGCACAAGGATCCAATACT gTACAAATAAGAAACGAAACCACTTAAACCAGCGAGTGAAGAGGCCAGATTACAAAGTGGCATATGTTCAACTG GCTCAGCAGCAAACCTTCCAGTTCCCAGATATCTTTCCTGAGAAGGATCAGAAGCATGAGGAGGGCTCTGTTGAGGAGATGCAGGAGAAGTTCATGGAGGATGAGCGTCAGAGGCAGAAATCAGATCCCAGAAGAGGAGGAGTTACTGAATGGTTTGGCCTCTAG